In the genome of Nerophis lumbriciformis linkage group LG32, RoL_Nlum_v2.1, whole genome shotgun sequence, one region contains:
- the LOC133620031 gene encoding molybdopterin synthase catalytic subunit isoform X1, producing the protein MAASEEGRDIFKLSCDWLSVQEVVAAVSSTSCGAISLFIGTTRADVLEGRKVRGLQYEAYEAMVQSELSRLCGDIRARWPRLTHICVHHRLGSHHHANMLVRALAPGPHLPCSPLRWVQVGEASVVMAISSPHRQEGQRAIQYLMDGLKASVPVWKKEVYEAHDAAWKENAECKWSRCHGDTTQQH; encoded by the exons ATGGCGGCGTCAGAGGAGGGGCGGGACATCTTCAAGCTGAGTTGTGATTGGCTGTCTGTACAGGAAGTTGTGGCCGCTGTCAGCAGTACTTCCTGTGGCGCCATTTCCCTTTTTATTG GTACGACACGCGCCGACGTGCTGGAGGGCAGGAAGGTGAGGGGTCTGCAGTACGAGGCGTACGAGGCCATGGTCCAATCAGAGCTCAGCAGGCTGTGTGGTGACATCAGAGCACGCTGGCCCCGCCTCACACACATCTGTGTGCACCACCGCCTGGGGTCACAtcatcatgctaacatgctagtcaGGGCACTTGCTCCTGGGCCTCACCTGCCGTGCTCTCCCCTCAGGTGGGTGCAAGTGGGCGAGGCCAGTGTCGTCATGGCCATCTCGTCTCCTCACCGCCAAGAGGGTCAGCGGGCCATCCAGTACTTGATGGACGGGCTAAAGGCCAGCGTGCCCGTCTGGAAGAAG GAAGTGTACGAGGCCCACGACGCCGCCTGGAAGGAGAACGCCGAGTGCAAGTGGTCCCGTTGCCATGGAGACACCACACAACAACATTAG
- the mocs2 gene encoding molybdopterin synthase sulfur carrier subunit, with translation MTARVCVLYFAKSGELSGLKEEVLQVSTPISGLDLWTLLLRQHPRLSALQGHVVLALRQEYVAIDQQLLTLRDGDELAVVPPLSGG, from the exons gtGTGTGTGTTGTACTTCGCTAAGAGCGGCGAGCTCAGCGGACTGAAGGAGGAGGTGCTTCAAGTGTCCACGCCCATCAGCGGCCTTGACCTTTGGACCCTGTTGCTACGGCAACACCCCAG ACTGAGCGCGCTCCAAGGTCACGTGGTGCTGGCACTGAGACAAGAGTACGTGGCCATCGACCAGCAGCTGCTGACGCTGCGAGACGGAGACGAGCTGGCCGTGGTGCCGCCGCTCAGCGGAGGATAG
- the LOC133620031 gene encoding molybdopterin synthase catalytic subunit isoform X2 encodes MAASEEGRDIFKLSCDWLSVQEVVAAVSSTSCGAISLFIGTTRADVLEGRKVRGLQYEAYEAMVQSELSRLCGDIRARWPRLTHICVHHRLGWVQVGEASVVMAISSPHRQEGQRAIQYLMDGLKASVPVWKKEVYEAHDAAWKENAECKWSRCHGDTTQQH; translated from the exons ATGGCGGCGTCAGAGGAGGGGCGGGACATCTTCAAGCTGAGTTGTGATTGGCTGTCTGTACAGGAAGTTGTGGCCGCTGTCAGCAGTACTTCCTGTGGCGCCATTTCCCTTTTTATTG GTACGACACGCGCCGACGTGCTGGAGGGCAGGAAGGTGAGGGGTCTGCAGTACGAGGCGTACGAGGCCATGGTCCAATCAGAGCTCAGCAGGCTGTGTGGTGACATCAGAGCACGCTGGCCCCGCCTCACACACATCTGTGTGCACCACCGCCTGGG GTGGGTGCAAGTGGGCGAGGCCAGTGTCGTCATGGCCATCTCGTCTCCTCACCGCCAAGAGGGTCAGCGGGCCATCCAGTACTTGATGGACGGGCTAAAGGCCAGCGTGCCCGTCTGGAAGAAG GAAGTGTACGAGGCCCACGACGCCGCCTGGAAGGAGAACGCCGAGTGCAAGTGGTCCCGTTGCCATGGAGACACCACACAACAACATTAG